DNA sequence from the Pedobacter schmidteae genome:
TGTTTACACATTTACTTTTTCATCCGCCGGAAATCAGCTAATGCTTCCGGACCAAATGCAAAGGCCGACAAAATGATCATGATAAAGCCAAAAAGCCACATCCCCAGAAAAACGCCTATGGACAAATGCAGCAGCAATACGGCCAGTATACCGTACACTCTGATTTTGGGCACCAGCAGTAATACCGGATAAAACACTTCCATTAAAACAACCAGCCATCCGGACACGATCAATATAAATGGATATTGTGCAAGCCAGGTTAAATCGTGCTGACTAAAACTGGGCAGCATCAACGATCTCCACATGGCATCACCGTTCCACCATTGTATACCAAGCCCCTTCTCAATTCCCGAAGAGGTATACACCAGGATCAATTGCAATTGAACCAATTTGCGCAGCATCCCTGCCGATACAGATTTGTATTTTTTCTTTACAAAATTAAAGGCTACATCGAGCGAAAAATAACTTCCAGCCGGCATAAACATCAGGTAAAACAAAGCCATCTGCGTAAATACGTCAACTCCGTACATAAGCCCCGAACCGGTGTCAATCCAAAGCAAATGCAGGTAAAAACAGAGTATGGTGCTTAACCG
Encoded proteins:
- a CDS encoding HTTM domain-containing protein, producing the protein MKVSTFVAKKDWPVWSYLEKPGSIKPVVFFRITLGIFAIAKIAVLYHYLNDVYGQYGYVQWAISKSGLYDFLPHLGDFYELFKPYVGCSTNFLYSFFWFYVLVLVLMSLGLFTRLSTILCFYLHLLWIDTGSGLMYGVDVFTQMALFYLMFMPAGSYFSLDVAFNFVKKKYKSVSAGMLRKLVQLQLILVYTSSGIEKGLGIQWWNGDAMWRSLMLPSFSQHDLTWLAQYPFILIVSGWLVVLMEVFYPVLLLVPKIRVYGILAVLLLHLSIGVFLGMWLFGFIMIILSAFAFGPEALADFRRMKK